In Eucalyptus grandis isolate ANBG69807.140 chromosome 4, ASM1654582v1, whole genome shotgun sequence, the following proteins share a genomic window:
- the LOC120292600 gene encoding LOW QUALITY PROTEIN: protein SPA1-RELATED 2-like (The sequence of the model RefSeq protein was modified relative to this genomic sequence to represent the inferred CDS: inserted 6 bases in 5 codons; deleted 2 bases in 1 codon) produces MDGDGGVVEELTVRNYNNLSSTTVGTSKSSGRMGTRINQWQHIYQTAGGSTNSSSHGYPVNREGTSIWEDIGGTSFSELLSHKLLRGDRNETMEQPPHSENKETLGGVLAHGGIRTKILSKSGFSEFFVKNTLKGKGLIFRGLPTESSPNNVTVAGGSRMASDASLRSNPSSVVPSTHGTCGTKIVFSSDPDGVNLREWLSGAHRDVNKVERLNIFMQIVDLVDXTHSKGIALHDLRLSHFTLLPSNRVKYLGSSLGGEISGTFGNKHLPSNGNQIIEKRVLEHGLVRPYSSSAKKQKFNEGINNGWQWPQFHSRPHLKAEAVSGTEMSASDAQYSGYVCVAKKPSTEYGSQMSGDIPTLSAGAESLTAARYQLEEKWYKSPEEVDEGSSHTPSNIYCLGVFLLRHVLGHNIFNEYLFQLLVADCEKARNAAMMDLRHRILPPXFLSENPKEAGFCLWLLHPDPSSRPTCREILESEVLSGLKEVCSEELSSSIEQDDAESELLLHFLITSXEHKQKCASKLIENISCLEADIEEIGRRRQAIGLADSFDSKDNKLYLKELSTPDVDGNIGQLESAYFSMRSRMQLPEADAMRADNDVLKNHENWGPPNNNDERKDGSDQQGAFFDGLCKYARYSKFAVRGILRNGEFNSSANVICXLSFDRDEDYFAAAGISKKIKIFEFDALFNHSVDIHYPVIEMSNRSKLSCTCWNNYIRNYLASTDYDGVVKLWDANTGQGFAEFSEHEKRAWSVDFSPVYPTKLASGSDDCSVKLWSINEKNCLGTIRSIANVCCVQFSPHSTHLLAFGSADYKTYCYDLRNARTPWCVLVGHEKAVSYVKFXDSETIVTASTDNTLKLWDLNKTCSSGPSNKACSLTFSGHTNEKNFVGLSVANGYITCGSETNEVFTYYRSLPMPITSYKFGSIDPISGKETDDDNGQFVSSVCWRGKSDMVVAANSSGCIKVLQMV; encoded by the exons AtggatggtgatggtggtgtgGTCGAGGAGTTAACTGTAAGGAACTATAATAATCTGAGTTCGACTACAGTGGGCACCTCAAAAAGTAGTGGTAGGATGGGCACTAGGATAAACCAATGGCAGCACATCTATCAGACAGCAGGAGGATCGACAAATTCGAGCTCCCATGGATATCCTGTGAACCGGGAGGGTACTAGTATCTGGGAGGACATAGGAGGCACATCCTTTTCTGAACTATTGTCTCACAAATTATTGAGAGGTGATAGAAATGAAACCATGGAGCAACCACCTCATTctgaaaataaagaaactttAGGTGGTGTTTTGGCTCATGGAGGTATTCGGACAAAAATTCTATCGAAGTCAGGATTCTCAGAGTTTTTTGTGAAGAACACTCTGAAGGGAAAGGGACTCATATTCAGAGGCCTACCTACTGAGTCA AGTCCGAATAATGTAACTGTGGCTGGTGGTTCCAGGATGGCTTCTGATGCATCACTTCGTTCAAATCCCTCAAGTGTTGTGCCTTCTACTCATGGTACCTGTGGGACCAAGATTGTGTTCAGTTCTGATCCTGATGGAGTCAATCTGAGAGAATGGCTTAGCGGTGCACACAGAGATGTAAATAAAGTGGAgagattaaatatttttatgcaaattGTGGATTTGGTGGA CACTCACTCTAAGGGGATTGCCTTGCATGACTTACGGCTGTCTCATTTTACATTGCTGCCTTCAAATCGGGTGAAGTATCTAGGATCATCATTGGGGGGAGAGATTTCTGGAACTTTTGGAAACAAACATCTTCCAAGCAACGGTAACCAGATCATTGAGAAAAGGGTGCTAGAGCATGGTTTGGTTCGACCTTATAGCTCCAGTGCAAAGAAGCAAAAGTTCAATGAGGGCATCAATAATGGCTGGCAGTGGCCTCAGTTTCATTCGAGACCTCATTTAAAAGCTGAAGCTGTGAGTGGGACTGAGATGAGTGCCAGTGATGCACAATACTCAGGCTATGTTTGCGTTGCAAAGAAGCCGAGTACAGAATATGGATCACAAATGTCTGGTGACATTCCTACTTTAAGTGCTGGTGCAGAGTCATTGACCGCTGCAAGGTACCAGCTGGAAGAGAAGTGGTACAAGAGCCCTGAGGAAGTCGACGAGGGATCAAGCCATACACCATCAAATATATACTGTTTGGGTGTTTTCCTTTTGAG GCATGTACTTGGCCATAATATTTTCAATGAATATCTTTTTCAGTTACTCGTCGCCGACTGTGAAAAGGCTCGGAATGCAGCAATGATGGATCTTCGTCATAGGATTCTTCCCC GTTTCTTGTCTGAAAATCCGAAAGAAGCTGGATTCTGCTTGTGGCTACTACATCCTGATCCTTCTTCACGTCCAACTTGCAG GGAGATCCTAGAGTCAGAAGTACTTAGTGGGCTTAAGGAGGTTTGCTCGGAAGAATTGTCATCTTCTATAGAGCAAGATGATGCAGAGTCCGAATTACTTCTGCACTTTCTCATCACCT AAGAGCATAAGCAGAAATGTGCCTCTAAGTTGATAGAAAATAtaagttgcttggaagcagacATTGAAGAGATTGGGAGAAGGCGCCAAGCGATTGGCCTGGCTGACTCCTTTGATTCAAAGGACAATAAGCTTTATCTTAAGGAGCTTTCAACCCCAGAT GTGGATGGGAACATCGGTCAGCTTGAATCTGCTTATTTCTCCATGAGATCAAGAATGCAGCTCCCTGAGGCTGATGCCATGCGTGCTGATAATGATGTGTTAAAAAATCATGAGAATTGGGGTCCTCCCAATAACAATGACGAACGGAAGGATGGCTCTGATCAGCAGGGTGCTTTCTTTGATGGCTTATGCAAGTATGCTCGATATAGTAAGTTCGCAGTACGTGGTATACTGAGAAATGGAGAGTTCAACTCCTCAGCAAATGTGATTT TCCTAAGTTTTGACCGGGATGAGGACTACTTTGCTGCTGCTGGgatatcaaagaaaataaagatatttgAATTTGATGCGCTCTTTAATCACTCCGTTGATATCCATTATCCAGTGATTGAGATGTCAAATAGGTCAAAGCTAAGCTGCACTTGCTGGAATAATTATATCCGTAACTACCTCGCTTCAACTGATTATGATGGCGTAGTAAAG TTATGGGATGCAAATACTGGTCAAGGGTTTGCCGAGTTCAGTGAGCATGAAAAGAGGGCCTGGTCTGTTGACTTTTCACCTGTATACCCTACAAAGTTAGCAAGCGGAAGTGATGATTGTTCAGTGAAACTTTGGAGCATCAATGAG AAAAATTGTTTGGGGACAATAAGGAGCATAGCAAATGTCTGCTGCGTTCAGTTCTCTCCTCATTCCACTCATTTGCTGGCATTTGGGTCTGCTGACTATAAAACTTACTGTTATGATCTTCGGAATGCGAGAACTCCCTGGTGTGTGTTGGTTGGGCATGAGAAAGCTGTAAGCTATGTGAAGT TGGACTCTGAAACCATTGTAACTGCATCCACTGACAACACATTGAAGCTTTGGGATTTGAACAAAACCTGTTCCAGTGGTCCGTCAAATAAAGCCTGCAGCTTAACATTTAGTGGGCATACGAATGAGAAG AATTTTGTGGGTTTGTCCGTTGCCAATGGTTACATAACATGTGGATCTGAAACAAATGAG GTTTTCACTTATTATAGGTCTCTGCCTATGCCAATAACTTCCTACAAGTTTGGTTCAATTGATCCTATTTCTGGGAAGGAAACTGATGATGACAATGGGCAGTTTGTTTCCAGCGTCTGTTGGAGAGGGAAATCAGACATGGTTGTAGCTGCTAATTCAAGTGGCTGCATAAAAGTCTTGCAGATGGTTTAG